Proteins encoded by one window of Musa acuminata AAA Group cultivar baxijiao chromosome BXJ2-9, Cavendish_Baxijiao_AAA, whole genome shotgun sequence:
- the LOC135584792 gene encoding protein RGF1 INDUCIBLE TRANSCRIPTION FACTOR 1-like, with amino-acid sequence MAIRKPAWLEALDAQKFFVGCCLHENAKKNEKNICCLDCCTSICPHCVSSHRRHRLLQVRRYVYHDVVRLEDLEKLIDCSSVQSYTINSSKVVFLKKRPQSRQFKGSGNICTSCDRSLQEPFIHCSLGCKVEYVLRQKQDLSPYLRRCKTLQLSPDYIIPHDVDEETTHSTIVEGDEHTASSDSERLSLPCTRFQIMNRKASWPCISATSPAAASDVHTSRNMSRRKGVPHRSPLC; translated from the exons ATG GCGATACGGAAGCCGGCGTGGTTGGAAGCGCTTGACGCCCAGAAGTTCTTCGTCGGCTGCTGCCTCCACGAGAACGCCAAGAAGAACGAGAAGAACATCTGCTGCCTCGACTGCTGCACCAGCATCTGCCCGCACTGCGTGTCGTCGCACCGCCGCCACCGGCTGCTGCAGGTGCGGCGGTACGTGTACCACGACGTGGTGCGGCTGGAAGACCTGGAGAAGCTCATCGACTGCTCCAGTGTTCAG TCGTATACGATCAACAGCTCCAAGGTGGTGTTTCTGAAGAAGAGGCCTCAGAGCAGGCAGTTCAAAGGGTCAGGGAACATCTGCACTTCATGTGATAGGAGCCTTCAGGAACCCTTCATTCATTGTTCTCTGGGTTGTAAG GTGGAGTATGTGCTGAGGCAGAAGCAGGATCTGTCTCCTTACCTGAGAAGATGCAAGACTCTTCAGCTGAGCCCAGACTACATCATTCCTCATGATGTGGATGAAGAGACCACTCACTCCACCATCGTGGAAGGTGATGAGCACACAGCGTCATCAGACTCTGAGAGGTTGAGCTTGCCATGCACTCGCTTCCAGATCATGAACAGGAAGGCTAGCTGGCCTTGCATCTCTGCAACATCACCCGCGGCTGCCTCTGATGTGCACACCAGCAGAAACATGAGCAGGAGAAAAGGTGTTCCTCACAGATCTCCTCTGTGCTGA
- the LOC135623495 gene encoding uncharacterized protein LOC135623495, whose product MQSDNRFHDSSPLSEPPSFIQRLRSSLCSSCCFGGSAGDDEVDERPASVIRSSTIWLRSRGQELQEVGGRCRNLVARIAPRHPHHHARRGSGDFGYDPLSYALNFDEGPDDDDDDRHPGGGDAYRYRNFSSRLPPSPPRPVAS is encoded by the coding sequence ATGCAATCGGACAACCGATTCCACGATTCCTCTCCCCTCTCTGAGCCACCCTCCTTCATTCAGCGTCTGCGCTCCTCGCTCTGCTCCTCCTGCTGCTTCGGCGGCTCCGCCGGCGATGACGAGGTGGACGAGCGGCCAGCGTCGGTGATCCGGTCCTCGACGATCTGGCTGCGGTCCAGGGGGCAGGAGCTGCAGGAGGTCGGGGGTCGGTGCCGGAACTTAGTGGCGCGGATCGCGCCCCGTCACCCCCACCACCACGCCCGCCGCGGATCCGGCGACTTCGGGTACGACCCCCTCAGCTACGCCCTCAACTTCGACGAGGggcccgacgacgacgacgacgaccgccACCCCGGCGGCGGGGATGCGTACCGGTACCGGAACTTCTCGTCCCGCCTACCGCCCTCCCCGCCGCGCCCGGTTGCTTCGTGA
- the LOC103998685 gene encoding protein PHOX1: MGKPRGKKKKNSGGKNGTESKHPRSNEHNPKVFGEGTTIFLDMAHDMKEEGNKLFQKRDYEGALLKYENAIKLFPKNHANIAYLHSNIATCYMQMEPKQYHRAIKECNLALEASPKYSKALLKRARCLEALSRLDLACKDVDVVLNLEPNNITALEISERVKKVMEKKGFVLDDNADLSLTEVVAVKEKLKKKKKKKKKRSHKAEEKVITEEKHIDVKEQPMWVVKLVFAEDIRWAQIPANCSMLRLRETVGRKFPSLKAILIKYRDREGDLVTITTSEELTWARQSAEPQGSVRLYLTEVSPECAPWFEDAETNSSSTVQGTNHNVVAEYHSIMNDEEKSSPTYVDDWIIQFAHLFKNYLGFSSDSYVNLRELGMKLSSEAIEDTITSEEAQEIFELAEGNFQDMAALALFNWGNIHLCRARKKLFLSEDASKESIHEKMKDAYEWAQDEYIKAGKRYKDALKIKPDFYEGFLALGLQQFERAKLSWCHVLGSKVDLEAWASEKLIELYNNAEDNMEKGTNMWEKMEEQRIKELSELKDDKSLLEKMGLDGFFKDLSMDETAEQAANMRSQINRIWGTILYERSVMEFKLGIPIWEEFLVAAVEKFKLAGVSPVDIAVITKNHCANRTSQEGSTFMIEEIVQAWHETHDDKRWMIGVPSFRLEQLFRRRV; the protein is encoded by the exons ATGGGTAAGCcaagaggaaagaaaaagaagaattcgGGAGGTAAAAATGGCACAGAATCAAAACATCCCAGATCCAATGAGCACAACCCGAAAGTCTTCGGTGAGGGAACAACAATTTTTTTGGACATGGCACATGACATGAAAGAGGAAGGCAACAAATTATTTCAGAAAAGAGATTATGAAGGGGCTTTGCTTAAATATGAAAATGCTATTAAGCTGTTTCCCAAGAACCACGCCAACATAGCGTACCTACACAGCAACATAGCCACTTGTTATATGCAGATGGAACCAAAGCAGTACCACCGAGCAATCAAGGAATGTAATCTAGCACTTGAGGCATCACCCAAGTACAgtaaagccctcttgaaaagggCTAGATGCCTCGAGGCTTTGAGTAGATTGGATTTGGCATGTAAAGATGTTGATGTTGTCTTGAATTTGGAGCCTAACAACATCACAGCACTAGAGATATCTGAAAGGGTAAAGAAGGTGATGGAGAAGAAGGGCTTCGTGTTAGATGATAATGCAGATCTTTCACTAACGGAAGTTGTAGCAGTGAAAGAGaagctaaagaagaagaagaagaagaagaagaagagaagccacAAGGCTGAGGAGAAGGTGATCACAGAGGAGAAACACATTGATGTTAAGGAACAACCTATGTGGGTGGTGAAGCTAGTCTTTGCAGAGGATATAAGATGGGCCCAGATACCAGCTAACTGCAGCATGTTACGGTTAAGGGAGACCGTTGGTAGGAAATTTCCAAGCTTAAAGGCCATCCTTATCAAGTATAGGGATAGAGAGGGTGACTTGGTGACAATCACTACATCTGAAGAGCTAACGTGGGCTAGGCAATCTGCAGAACCACAGGGTTCAGTCCGACTGTATTTAACAGAAGTTAGTCCTGAGTGTGCGCCATGGTTTGAAGATGCGGAAACTAATTCTTCTTCGACAGTGCAAGGAACAAATCATAATGTTGTTGCAGAATATCATAGCATCATGAATGATGAGGAGAAGAGTTCACCAACTTACGTTGATGACTGGATTATACAATTTGCTCACTTATTCAAGAACTATTTGGGTTTCAGTTCTGATTCATATGTGAACCTTCGTGAGCTTGGTATGAAGCTCTCCTCTGAGGCAATAGAAGATACCATCACTAGTGAAGAAGCCCAGGAAATTTTTGAACTTGCTGAAGGGAATTTTCAGGACATGGCAGCACTTGCATTGTTTAATTGGGGAAATATTCATCTGTGTCGAGCAAGGAAGAAATTATTCTTGTCAGAAGATGCTTCCAAGGAATCAATACATGAAAAAATGAAAGATGCATATGAGTGGGCTCAAGATGAATATATTAAGGCTGGAAAGAGATACAAAGATGCCCTAAAAATTAAACCTGACTTCTATGAAGGTTTTCTTGCACTTGGTCTGCAACAGTTTGAGCGAGCAAAACTTTCATGGTGTCATGTTCTCGGAAGCAAGGTAGACCTAGAGGCCTGGGCTTCAGAAAAACTCATCGAGTTATATAACAATGCTGAGGATAACATGGAAAAAGGAACAAACATGTGGGAAAAAATGGAGGAGCAACGGATAAAGGAACTCTCTGAACTCAAAGATGATAAAAGCCTCTTGGAGAAGATGGGTTTAGATGGTTTTTTTAAGGATCTGTCTATGGATGAAACAGCAGAACAGGCTGCTAACATGAGGTCTCAGATAAACAGAATATGGGGCACTATTCTCTATGAACGGTCTGTTATGGAATTTAAATTAGGTATTCCCATTTGGGAAGAGTTCCTTGTGGCAGCTGTTGAAAAATTTAAACTAGCCGGAGTTTCCCCTGTCGACATTGCTGTTATAACAAAAAACCACTGTGCGAATAGAACTTCCCAAGAAG GGTCAACCTTCATGATTGAGGAGATAGTGCAAGCCTGGCATGAAACTCATGATGATAAAAGGTGGATGATTGGTGTCCCATCTTTTCGGCTTGAGCAGTTGTTTCGCCGGAGGGTTTGA